CCTGGTCTGGCTCTCGGTCGTGCTCGGCTTCTACCTGCTGTGGGGCCGCCGGCACGCGGCCCTGAACCGCGGCGAGGTCGCCACGACCGACGTGCCCGACGGGGGCCAGCGGTGACCCTCGTCGTCGGCTGGCCGCCCCACCGCGACGACCCCGCGGCGCTCCACCTCGCGGCCACCCTCGCCCGCTCGGCGGGGGAGGACCTGCTGCTGGTCTCCGTGGTGCCCCGCGCCTGGCCCACCCCGGTCGCCTCCCACGTCGACCGCGACTTCGCCCGCTGGGCCGAGGAGTACGGCGACCGCGCGGTCGCCTCGGCCCGCGAGGCCCTCGCCGCGACCTGCCCCGACGTCGCGGCCGACGCCGTCGCCGTGGCCGGCAGCTCCGTGGCCGGAGCCCTGGTCGCCGAGGCCGAGCGGCTGGCCGCGCCGATGGTGGTGGTCGGCTCCGGCGTCGAGGGCGCCTGGGGCACCGTCGTCCTCGGCTCCACCGCCGACCGGCTGCTGCACTCCTCGCCGGTCCCCGTGGCGCTCGCCCCCCGCGGCCACCGCAGCGACCCCGACCTGCGCGTGCGCCGCGCCACCTGCGCCTTCCGCGGCGACGACTCCTCGCGCACGGCCCTGCGCCGGGCGGCCCGGATCTGCCGCGGCATCGGCGCCGACCTGCGGGTCGCGACCTTCGGGGTCCGCGGCAAGGTGATGTACCCGCCCGAGGTGCTCGGCGAGGGCGACGTCCTCGCGGCGTACCTCTCGCGCACCTCGGCCGCCCAGGAAGCCGCCGTCGCCGCCCTCGGGGAGCTCAGGCCCGCCCACGTCGAGACGGCCGTCGCCACCGGCGCGACCTGGGCCGAGGCGCTCGAGCGCCTGGCGTGGCAGCCCGGCGACCTGCTCGTCGTCGGCTCCTCCTCGGCCAGCCTGATGTCGCGGCTGTTCCTCGGCTCCAACGCCACCAAGATCGTCCGGTCCTCGCCGGTGCCGGTGGTGGTGGTGCCGTAGGGGGCCGCGGTCTCCCGAGGTCGCCCGGGAGACCGCCGCTGGGCCGCAGCTGCAGCCCCGGCGCAGCGACATGCTCTGCGGCGCAGCCCGTGGTGCGCGCCGGGGTCAGGCCGACGGCCGGGCGAACCACACGGTGCGCTCGGTCCAGATCCCGGGGCCGAGCCGCTGGCCCGAGCAGACGACGATCGCGACCTGGGCAGGGCCGCGGCGGTCGTAGTAGCGGAAGTACGGCGCGTCCGCCGGCACCTCGACCCGGTCGGTCACGCGGTAGCAGAGCCGGCGGTCGCCGTCGGCCAGGACGACGCGCCCGCCCTCCCGCAGGCCCTCGAGCAGCCGGTTGCCCAGCGCCGAGCCGTCGGGCCAGGTGTGGGCGTTGAGCAGCACGTTGCCGCGGCCGTCGCCGGGCCGGACGCCCTGCGCGCGGTCGAAGGCGAAGACCGTCTTGCCGGCGGTCGTCGTGGGGGGCGTGCCGGGGACCTCGGGGCTGGGGCGCGGCGGGGTGACCACGGCGGCGTCGCGCACCACGCCGGCGACCGTGACCGTGGTCGGCTCGAAGGGCCGCGTCACCCGGCTGGGGCACGCGGGCGGGGCGAGCGTCGCGGCCGGCTCGACCGGCTGCCCGGAGGGCGAGGCGGGCTCCGCACCCGAGGACGCGCTGCTGGGCGCCGGGGTCGAGCCACGGGTGAGGGCGAGGCCGGCCCAGGTGCCGCCGGCCACGACGACCAGCACCGCCGCGAGGACCAGCGCGAGGCGTGCGGTGCGGCTCACGCGCGCCGCCACCAGCGCCGCTCCCGGCGCTCGCGGCGGCCCCGACGGGTCGTCTCCTCCTCGGCCGTGCGCCGGGCGGCCTCGGCGTTGGCGCGCCGGCGCTCGTCGAGGCGCTCGCGCCAGCGGCGTACCTCCTGCTCCACGTCGCGCG
This genomic interval from Nocardioides scoriae contains the following:
- a CDS encoding universal stress protein produces the protein MTLVVGWPPHRDDPAALHLAATLARSAGEDLLLVSVVPRAWPTPVASHVDRDFARWAEEYGDRAVASAREALAATCPDVAADAVAVAGSSVAGALVAEAERLAAPMVVVGSGVEGAWGTVVLGSTADRLLHSSPVPVALAPRGHRSDPDLRVRRATCAFRGDDSSRTALRRAARICRGIGADLRVATFGVRGKVMYPPEVLGEGDVLAAYLSRTSAAQEAAVAALGELRPAHVETAVATGATWAEALERLAWQPGDLLVVGSSSASLMSRLFLGSNATKIVRSSPVPVVVVP
- a CDS encoding class F sortase, whose translation is MSRTARLALVLAAVLVVVAGGTWAGLALTRGSTPAPSSASSGAEPASPSGQPVEPAATLAPPACPSRVTRPFEPTTVTVAGVVRDAAVVTPPRPSPEVPGTPPTTTAGKTVFAFDRAQGVRPGDGRGNVLLNAHTWPDGSALGNRLLEGLREGGRVVLADGDRRLCYRVTDRVEVPADAPYFRYYDRRGPAQVAIVVCSGQRLGPGIWTERTVWFARPSA